A genomic window from Filimonas effusa includes:
- a CDS encoding T9SS type A sorting domain-containing protein — protein sequence MAVQRYVRAILSLFAMMLAEKDVFCQDVYIPPGASVHLFVKDTVSIFGNMEVAGYAGQDSAQFLYFSGNSWKNAATASFSDKGIIGFKRLGNGGGQALYGAYSASAQAGTRMPVLWLNNTGGLTLDNGSDLSIRELHFVQGILSLNGASLVVRNGQAASPVSGYHPLAFVATGGDVMGGFLEIQNLTANGKNYVWPIGTQAGSYTPFSFINNGTAATVKTRVFNNVYEQGLSGASINNRSTGTTWMVNSSANLTGRFTLQHLTANEGPIYATNHNGTFVGRFQDVSATWDKAGMLNAPVSPGSLTTGSPVAEAATTYTDLTSVPAGTTLFAGLVAGEEVTCTQQVMKIEGTRLSPLNVKLDWVMQNLNNLSRMVIEKDVYNTNNWITVDSITPVGGITAYTFTDTAAYSNTSAGYRLRLLCTLGGYVYSNSAIVAPPAYARDPVLMYPNPAIININVAIPDYVNYVTLAVYDLTGHMLIKKLITGPVTKLDVSALPAGSYNIFLVTKDNKTTGNLRFIKVN from the coding sequence ATGGCGGTACAAAGATATGTGCGTGCGATATTATCCCTTTTTGCGATGATGCTTGCTGAAAAAGATGTGTTCTGCCAGGATGTATATATTCCGCCCGGCGCTTCTGTTCATCTTTTCGTAAAAGATACCGTTTCCATCTTCGGAAATATGGAGGTCGCAGGTTACGCAGGCCAGGATAGTGCCCAGTTTCTATACTTTAGCGGCAATAGCTGGAAAAATGCCGCTACAGCCTCCTTCAGCGATAAAGGCATCATTGGATTCAAACGCCTGGGAAACGGCGGCGGACAAGCGCTCTACGGCGCTTACAGCGCATCTGCTCAGGCAGGTACCAGGATGCCTGTTTTATGGCTCAACAATACCGGTGGGTTGACGCTCGACAATGGATCCGATCTATCCATTCGTGAACTTCATTTTGTGCAAGGCATCTTATCTCTTAATGGCGCTTCTCTCGTAGTGCGTAACGGCCAGGCTGCTTCACCCGTATCGGGGTATCATCCTCTTGCCTTCGTTGCCACGGGAGGCGATGTCATGGGGGGCTTCCTTGAAATTCAGAACCTTACTGCCAACGGGAAAAATTATGTGTGGCCCATTGGTACACAGGCTGGAAGTTATACCCCGTTTTCTTTTATAAACAATGGCACCGCCGCCACGGTAAAAACACGCGTCTTTAATAATGTGTACGAGCAGGGCCTTAGTGGTGCCAGCATCAATAACAGGTCTACCGGCACTACCTGGATGGTCAATAGTTCAGCTAATCTTACCGGGCGTTTTACCTTACAGCATCTTACTGCCAATGAAGGTCCTATCTATGCTACGAATCATAACGGTACTTTCGTTGGCCGTTTCCAGGATGTAAGTGCCACCTGGGATAAAGCCGGCATGCTGAACGCCCCCGTTTCTCCCGGCAGCCTTACCACCGGCAGTCCTGTAGCGGAAGCGGCCACCACCTATACCGATTTAACCTCGGTACCTGCCGGCACTACCTTGTTTGCCGGACTCGTAGCAGGTGAAGAAGTCACCTGTACGCAACAAGTGATGAAGATTGAAGGCACCCGTTTGTCGCCGCTGAATGTGAAGCTAGACTGGGTGATGCAAAATCTCAATAATCTGTCGCGTATGGTTATTGAAAAAGATGTTTATAATACCAATAACTGGATTACAGTAGATAGTATTACACCGGTGGGTGGCATAACGGCTTATACGTTTACCGATACCGCAGCTTACAGCAATACCAGCGCCGGATACCGCCTGAGGCTACTTTGTACACTGGGTGGTTATGTGTACTCCAATAGTGCCATCGTAGCACCACCGGCATATGCAAGAGATCCGGTATTGATGTATCCTAACCCTGCAATCATTAACATTAATGTGGCTATACCCGATTATGTGAATTATGTGACATTGGCAGTGTACGATCTTACAGGGCACATGCTCATTAAAAAGTTAATTACAGGGCCGGTCACCAAACTGGATGTATCTGCTTTACCTGCCGGTTCTTATAACATCTTCCTGGTAACGAAAGATAACAAGACAACCGGTAACCTGCGATTTATAAAGGTGAATTAA
- a CDS encoding helix-turn-helix domain-containing protein, with translation MDSNIARGSYLSRLLGDSFSVRLARNSSVVPELTTVVPDIILIDIGFSMPGTINQFISTVRNDARLNQAIIAVLTDTGAGPLLLSALQAGANTYIIYPVASELLRITVEKLASLKDSSMEVTADWLTQASVIQMEEAKPHLYEDAFRRRFEEVVSKYIGDEIPSVQKISSEMAQSSATLVRWVKKLYGVTPKKYIMDHKLYVAEMMLRHRSGSVRDIAYKLGFHSVSYFCYLFKERYGSSPGSVLGKPRE, from the coding sequence ATGGATAGCAACATCGCCAGAGGCAGTTATTTATCAAGACTGCTCGGCGATAGCTTTTCCGTAAGGCTTGCCAGAAATAGCTCGGTTGTTCCGGAGTTGACGACGGTTGTTCCGGATATCATTTTAATTGATATCGGCTTTTCCATGCCCGGAACTATCAATCAATTTATAAGTACTGTGCGTAACGATGCCAGGTTAAATCAGGCCATTATTGCAGTACTTACCGATACCGGTGCCGGGCCGCTTCTTTTATCGGCATTACAGGCCGGGGCAAACACTTATATTATTTACCCGGTAGCTTCAGAACTACTGCGTATAACCGTCGAAAAACTCGCCTCACTAAAAGATAGCTCTATGGAGGTAACTGCCGACTGGCTAACGCAGGCATCCGTTATTCAGATGGAAGAGGCTAAACCTCATTTATACGAAGATGCTTTTCGCAGGCGCTTCGAGGAAGTTGTCTCCAAATACATTGGAGATGAAATCCCTTCCGTTCAGAAAATCTCTTCCGAAATGGCGCAGAGCAGTGCCACACTGGTTCGATGGGTTAAAAAATTATACGGTGTTACTCCTAAAAAATACATTATGGATCACAAACTATATGTGGCCGAAATGATGTTAAGACACCGCTCGGGTAGCGTAAGGGATATCGCTTACAAGCTGGGATTTCATTCCGTTTCCTATTTCTGCTACCTGTTTAAAGAACGATATGGCAGCTCCCCTGGTAGCGTTCTCGGGAAACCACGGGAATAA
- a CDS encoding RagB/SusD family nutrient uptake outer membrane protein — protein sequence MKMRITAVVYLLLTCLNLVSCKKWMTTEPRVDVSADVQFASEAGFKKALTDVYGRLTAASLYGRAMSYGEMEFLMNSWDTAAPSVEKSLGMRDFSNTGVQSVFKRVFEGLYGAIAAINEILAHIDERKQVFSTVEMYNTIRSECLALRAFCHFDVLRIFGPEPGKADSRPVLPYVTNLTAASRVHISCDAYMKALLSDLSDAAGLSEKVDPFIHYSQAQLSGGQAASLPGVADDFLTCRFIRMNYYAIKGLQARAYLWAGDNTSALACARVVVDARNDDGRHKFPLGTAASFVLADMNMVTEQMFGLYDVNITDAWGAVFGNGKLKKGTNAAIVTSQLYGNTGTDIRERLLWKQASSNAYTVLKYASAPQQGTGRLGRNLIPLLRVSEMYLVAAETAPPAEANRIWNQFRAARNLAPDVLPVNQADKQRVLAREYHREFFAEGQSFYAYKRISEDHAAIIWNDPAAAIAYQVPLPESEQYP from the coding sequence ATGAAGATGAGAATCACTGCTGTAGTTTACCTGTTGCTCACTTGCCTGAACCTGGTATCCTGTAAAAAATGGATGACCACGGAACCCAGGGTAGATGTAAGTGCCGATGTACAGTTTGCCTCCGAAGCCGGTTTCAAAAAAGCATTAACAGATGTCTATGGCAGGCTTACTGCAGCTTCACTCTATGGCCGCGCTATGAGCTATGGCGAAATGGAATTCCTGATGAATTCCTGGGATACCGCTGCCCCTTCCGTGGAAAAAAGTCTGGGAATGCGGGATTTCAGCAATACCGGAGTACAATCTGTTTTTAAGCGGGTTTTTGAAGGTTTATACGGGGCTATCGCTGCCATCAATGAAATACTGGCCCATATTGATGAACGGAAACAGGTATTCAGCACTGTTGAAATGTATAACACCATCCGGTCGGAATGCCTGGCACTCAGGGCTTTCTGTCATTTCGATGTGCTGCGTATTTTCGGGCCCGAACCCGGGAAAGCAGATAGCAGGCCGGTATTGCCTTACGTGACCAACTTAACCGCAGCCAGTCGCGTGCATATATCCTGTGATGCCTACATGAAGGCGTTGTTGTCCGACTTATCCGATGCTGCAGGGCTCTCAGAAAAAGTGGATCCGTTTATCCATTATTCACAGGCCCAGTTATCCGGCGGGCAAGCTGCCAGCTTACCGGGTGTGGCAGATGATTTTTTAACCTGCCGCTTTATCCGGATGAATTATTATGCCATTAAGGGATTACAGGCAAGAGCGTACTTGTGGGCGGGAGACAACACGTCTGCACTCGCCTGTGCAAGAGTAGTCGTGGATGCCAGGAACGATGATGGCCGCCACAAGTTTCCTTTGGGCACTGCGGCATCATTTGTTTTAGCCGATATGAATATGGTGACAGAGCAAATGTTTGGGTTATACGATGTGAATATCACTGATGCCTGGGGTGCCGTATTTGGAAACGGCAAACTAAAAAAAGGGACCAATGCAGCTATTGTTACCAGCCAGTTATATGGTAACACAGGTACAGATATCAGAGAGCGTCTGCTGTGGAAACAGGCGTCAAGTAATGCTTACACGGTTTTAAAATATGCATCCGCTCCGCAGCAGGGTACAGGTCGTTTGGGTCGTAACCTCATACCCTTGCTGCGGGTGAGTGAAATGTACCTGGTGGCAGCAGAAACAGCCCCGCCCGCAGAGGCCAACAGGATATGGAACCAGTTCAGGGCCGCCAGAAATCTGGCGCCCGACGTGCTGCCTGTTAACCAGGCCGATAAACAACGTGTGCTTGCCAGGGAATATCATAGGGAATTTTTTGCAGAGGGACAGTCGTTTTACGCTTACAAGCGGATAAGTGAAGATCATGCTGCTATCATCTGGAACGATCCGGCTGCTGCCATCGCTTACCAGGTACCGTTACCGGAATCAGAACAATATCCATAA
- a CDS encoding DUF4843 domain-containing protein, giving the protein MVVRPVISVLLAVLMLSCRREQYHLYNGADFIQFGPPEQYLYNVSRQMMDTAKTYSFAYYAASVVSDTVYFDIYILGAVASVDRPFLLKQVMVPGSKNALPEIQYRSFDASLKTDYIIKAGQTHARVPIIVYRHPSLNNDDVVLQFTVIANNWFLPGETAYTWRRLELSNQLRQPASWDNYAVQLLWGKYSQVKHRFMISQTGERWDQDFMSQFTWQNQSGATLLRNQLKTLLTAYNASHPDFPLTDEDGELVVFP; this is encoded by the coding sequence ATGGTTGTAAGACCCGTAATATCTGTGCTGTTGGCTGTGTTGATGCTTTCGTGCCGGCGTGAACAATATCATCTTTATAACGGTGCAGACTTTATTCAGTTTGGCCCCCCGGAACAATACCTGTATAATGTTAGCCGGCAAATGATGGATACTGCAAAAACTTATTCTTTTGCTTATTATGCTGCCAGTGTAGTATCTGATACCGTTTACTTCGATATATATATCCTGGGTGCAGTCGCGTCTGTTGACCGGCCGTTTTTACTAAAGCAGGTAATGGTGCCGGGAAGTAAGAACGCGCTGCCTGAGATACAGTACAGGAGTTTTGATGCCTCTTTAAAAACGGACTATATTATTAAAGCCGGGCAAACCCACGCCCGCGTTCCCATCATTGTATACCGTCATCCCTCTCTCAATAACGATGACGTTGTATTGCAATTTACAGTGATCGCCAACAATTGGTTTCTGCCTGGTGAGACTGCTTATACCTGGCGCCGGCTTGAGTTAAGTAATCAGCTGCGGCAGCCTGCTTCATGGGATAACTATGCGGTTCAGCTTTTATGGGGGAAATACAGCCAGGTAAAACACCGTTTTATGATTAGCCAGACAGGAGAAAGATGGGATCAGGATTTTATGTCGCAGTTCACGTGGCAAAATCAGAGCGGGGCAACCTTATTGCGTAATCAACTGAAAACGCTGCTCACCGCTTATAATGCCAGCCATCCCGACTTTCCGTTAACCGATGAGGATGGTGAACTTGTTGTGTTTCCATAA
- a CDS encoding PKD-like family lipoprotein, producing the protein MRKEQIILPVACLFTTFLLLVCFPACLKDMGNYHYQAREQVTVGGIQTLYSVFRGDSLCIDPQIFSTSPDTAFAYSWSLNKNIPAEPETMDTISHSRQLCCRVTLGSGVWTLIFSATNTKTLAATTVNLTLLVNTNFSQGWYVLKDNGGSTDIDFFPTPETIVPSGRIEEVLYTVNGQHLDGQAASLALMPSYSTTVNEAYYNTRALMALSENDAVVLDLNNGSIINKYDSLFFEPPVERKLQRVFYSLHSYFLVNNGRLHTLYSRSINTGKFGYQQLLDNRGTAYSLSKFYMTYWSQRPVFFDQRNSCFVTSEGTATMLTPFLDDAKSAMPACGNNKSLLYLGLKAAVPYEGCAVFSDKTNPELKIITSMRLSGMSQLLLTNDTLTPSSAVYHASLFAMLMGEESLLYFVKDHELWNRSLLSKQESRQYSFPTGEEPLFIQHRKYTGTTNYTKLSHNFIIAASAKDNVYTIRMFGKSAGNILPMPAVTLQGKGRPVDVIFVSPDITLTTPFYN; encoded by the coding sequence ATGAGAAAAGAACAAATTATACTACCTGTAGCCTGTCTGTTCACAACGTTTCTGTTGCTGGTTTGTTTCCCGGCCTGTTTAAAAGATATGGGCAACTACCATTACCAGGCCCGTGAACAAGTAACAGTAGGGGGAATTCAAACGCTATACTCCGTTTTCCGGGGCGATAGTCTTTGTATCGATCCACAGATATTTTCCACTTCCCCGGATACAGCTTTTGCATATAGCTGGAGCTTGAATAAAAACATCCCGGCGGAGCCTGAAACAATGGACACTATTTCGCATTCAAGGCAATTGTGTTGCCGGGTGACACTGGGATCCGGCGTATGGACGCTGATTTTTTCGGCCACGAATACCAAAACACTGGCTGCCACAACCGTAAACCTGACGTTGCTGGTGAATACTAACTTCTCACAGGGATGGTATGTATTGAAAGATAATGGTGGCAGTACAGATATCGATTTCTTTCCTACACCGGAAACCATTGTGCCTTCGGGCAGAATAGAAGAGGTGTTGTATACAGTAAACGGACAGCATCTGGACGGGCAGGCGGCTTCTCTGGCGCTGATGCCTTCTTATAGTACAACTGTTAACGAAGCGTACTATAATACACGCGCATTGATGGCTTTGTCTGAAAACGATGCCGTGGTACTGGATTTGAATAACGGTTCCATTATTAATAAATATGACAGCCTTTTTTTTGAACCCCCGGTTGAACGAAAATTACAACGCGTATTTTATTCTCTTCATTCTTATTTCCTGGTGAACAATGGCAGGCTGCATACTTTATACAGCAGATCGATAAACACAGGAAAGTTCGGATATCAACAGTTGCTGGATAATAGAGGAACAGCGTATTCGCTTTCAAAATTCTATATGACATATTGGTCGCAGCGACCTGTTTTTTTTGATCAGAGGAATAGCTGCTTTGTTACGAGCGAAGGTACTGCTACTATGCTAACACCATTTTTAGATGACGCCAAGAGCGCAATGCCCGCCTGTGGTAACAATAAGTCGCTCCTATATCTGGGGTTAAAGGCGGCAGTTCCATATGAAGGCTGCGCTGTGTTTAGCGATAAAACCAACCCGGAATTAAAAATCATCACATCGATGAGGCTGTCGGGAATGTCGCAGCTATTACTTACCAATGACACGCTAACCCCTTCTTCGGCCGTTTACCATGCAAGCCTGTTTGCGATGCTTATGGGGGAGGAGAGTTTGCTTTATTTTGTCAAAGATCATGAACTATGGAACCGGTCTCTGCTTTCGAAACAGGAAAGCCGGCAATATTCATTTCCAACGGGTGAAGAACCCCTGTTTATACAACACCGCAAATACACGGGTACTACTAATTATACAAAGCTCAGCCATAATTTCATAATAGCGGCGTCTGCAAAGGATAATGTATACACCATTCGGATGTTTGGTAAATCTGCTGGTAACATACTGCCCATGCCGGCGGTTACATTACAGGGAAAGGGACGGCCGGTTGATGTGATTTTTGTTTCGCCGGATATAACACTTACTACACCTTTTTATAACTGA
- a CDS encoding tail fiber domain-containing protein, translating into MERTVLKWGLQRLIQAIILLQCLPVVSNGQVKLGNNTTNRDSSAALEIESDKLTLLLPRINDTNTIVSTVKDGSLIYFNNPGYSFAKGLYVRSDAKWNWMLPRSSAWSTAGNSGVNSGSYFLGTLDALPLVFKTNNTTRMIIDTNGYVGLGAGQPKARLHNQGSTILGPQYFGNFPISDMLGTAASTVDVYSVFIIAQTTGFVNIQIPDPTIRTPGRVIYIVNTGSATIYGTSKTNPGMASPMIWGGSSWRQPFDFLANSTFVDYVYTSSRPNPSLGLGYNASPNVTGDMNIALGVECFSDLTTGYSNVGILRSTIGPSYYGNVVIAPNSSLVGNNRIAIGNRALHNNRGTDNIGIGDYTLNKISGSDSYSQNIAIGHRSLNLNVASVGGGSNSALGYLAAGLWDWNGYSPIGNNIVAIGRGAGISRTSPAFTAVGANALANSPAAALAQNESAALGFSAFNTDSSISTNNGSNPVTKSLAIGALAQVTGSNPAIVLGSARTGYLSNVGIGTYNPQYKVHVNGTVYCSAITTTSDRRLKKDIYPVQNALEKIKGVNGVSYRWQTDLAGKLKLYADSSLHLGFIAQDIEKVLPELVHTASDSMHLKTVAYAEVIPVITEAIKQQQPLINELQQKQVVLKVRLRRLQQELDELENRAGVK; encoded by the coding sequence ATGGAACGAACTGTTTTGAAATGGGGCTTACAACGGCTGATACAGGCAATAATTTTATTGCAGTGTTTGCCCGTTGTAAGCAACGGGCAGGTGAAACTGGGTAATAATACAACAAATCGTGATTCTTCTGCAGCGCTGGAAATTGAGAGCGATAAACTGACGTTGTTACTGCCGAGAATCAACGATACGAATACCATAGTATCAACCGTAAAGGATGGATCATTGATATATTTCAATAACCCCGGATATTCCTTTGCAAAAGGTTTGTATGTAAGATCGGATGCCAAATGGAACTGGATGCTGCCCCGTTCCTCTGCCTGGTCAACGGCAGGCAATAGCGGCGTCAACAGTGGTTCTTATTTCCTCGGAACACTTGACGCTTTGCCACTGGTTTTTAAAACAAATAATACCACCCGTATGATTATCGACACCAATGGTTATGTAGGCCTTGGTGCCGGCCAGCCCAAGGCCAGACTGCACAACCAGGGCAGTACGATATTGGGGCCTCAGTATTTTGGTAATTTTCCTATTAGTGATATGCTGGGAACTGCTGCTTCCACTGTAGATGTGTATTCGGTGTTTATTATTGCTCAAACAACTGGCTTTGTAAATATTCAGATACCCGACCCTACTATCAGAACGCCGGGACGTGTGATTTATATCGTTAATACCGGTAGTGCGACTATTTACGGCACATCCAAGACTAATCCAGGTATGGCCAGCCCTATGATATGGGGTGGTTCAAGCTGGAGACAGCCTTTCGATTTTCTGGCGAATTCCACTTTTGTAGACTATGTTTATACTTCAAGCAGGCCAAACCCTTCTTTAGGGCTTGGATATAATGCCTCTCCCAATGTAACCGGTGACATGAATATTGCCCTCGGAGTTGAATGCTTTAGTGATCTTACTACCGGATATTCCAATGTGGGGATACTCCGTTCAACCATTGGTCCAAGTTACTATGGCAATGTTGTTATAGCGCCGAACTCTTCATTGGTTGGCAATAACCGTATAGCAATAGGCAACAGGGCCTTGCATAACAATAGAGGAACCGATAATATTGGTATAGGCGATTACACATTAAATAAAATTAGTGGCTCGGACTCTTACAGCCAGAATATAGCCATAGGTCATCGAAGTTTGAATCTCAATGTCGCAAGCGTAGGCGGAGGTAGTAATTCCGCTTTAGGCTACCTGGCTGCGGGCCTTTGGGATTGGAATGGATACTCCCCTATCGGTAACAACATAGTTGCAATTGGCAGGGGCGCCGGAATCAGCCGGACTTCACCTGCTTTCACTGCTGTAGGCGCTAATGCGTTGGCAAATTCTCCGGCAGCTGCTCTGGCTCAAAACGAGTCAGCTGCGCTTGGCTTTTCGGCTTTTAACACTGATAGTTCTATATCCACCAATAACGGTAGCAATCCGGTAACAAAATCTCTTGCTATAGGTGCGTTGGCACAGGTTACAGGTAGTAATCCGGCGATAGTATTAGGTTCTGCACGAACCGGCTATCTGAGTAATGTAGGCATAGGCACCTACAACCCCCAATATAAAGTGCATGTAAATGGAACGGTATATTGTTCCGCTATTACCACTACTTCTGACCGGCGGTTGAAAAAGGACATTTATCCAGTTCAAAATGCCCTGGAGAAAATAAAAGGTGTAAACGGGGTTTCCTATCGCTGGCAAACAGATCTCGCCGGGAAACTAAAATTGTATGCTGATAGCTCGCTGCATCTGGGATTCATAGCGCAGGATATTGAAAAGGTATTGCCTGAACTGGTACATACTGCTTCGGACAGTATGCATCTGAAAACCGTAGCTTATGCAGAGGTTATTCCGGTAATTACAGAAGCCATAAAACAGCAGCAGCCACTGATTAACGAATTACAGCAAAAACAGGTGGTTCTAAAGGTCAGGTTGCGCAGGTTGCAACAGGAATTGGATGAGCTGGAGAACCGCGCCGGAGTAAAATAG